The proteins below are encoded in one region of Winogradskyella helgolandensis:
- a CDS encoding ATP-binding protein produces MRIYLTLILLFLFGNAFSQNHYSNTYDSIFKLRSLSFDDDLSDSLRVVYANKAMVLSHKTSEDSTVLKSGRKLGMLYDVLGQTDLWQQQNKNNLQLAQKLSDTLALAVANLNIGIAKQYYDVQYDSAFYYYRGALKYYDELGDTELVATLYSYIAEIQLNEKVYISSEENAIKALRLYNTLPKTESILDDIWIVNNLLGQISGHLGRYTEALEYHNKAIDIANDMRNGERNKTISLHNQANMYIKLHDYEKAIELFNDLIELRPVYEAQEPTFYPLIINNLAFTKVLAGHNDYDKIDNMFYEAYNISSSLDDDVTKLAVTIDLSKYYKHLALKDSTLKYTVKAYNLAKKISSTDILLESMVLLSELKGGEEGKRYLYDYIKLTDSLLYVERNVRNKFARIELETDQLVAENKQISKENLYLLILSIGLLVTAILVYILISQRAKNRKLKLIQVQQKANEDIYNLMLGQQDKVDEARAKEKTRVSKELHDGVLGGLFGVRLSLDSINFQEGKEAMMTRAKYISQLKTIEHDIRKISHELNTDFVSGSSFVDIVSELIENQSQAYNLEYEFDYTDDIHWDLVSNKVKINIYRIIQESMQNIYKHANAKVIEISISLEKDLICLDIVDDGSGFDISKSKKGIGLKNMSSRVSDINGTINFSSQSDTGTTVNVKIPYTN; encoded by the coding sequence ATGCGTATTTATCTTACTTTAATTCTTTTATTCTTGTTTGGAAACGCATTTTCTCAAAACCACTATTCAAATACATACGATAGTATTTTTAAACTAAGAAGCCTATCGTTTGATGATGATTTATCTGATAGTTTAAGGGTTGTTTATGCCAATAAAGCTATGGTGTTATCACACAAAACTTCTGAAGATAGCACAGTTCTTAAAAGTGGAAGAAAATTAGGGATGTTGTATGATGTGTTAGGTCAAACTGATCTGTGGCAACAACAGAATAAAAATAATTTACAACTAGCGCAGAAATTATCTGATACATTGGCATTAGCTGTAGCTAATCTTAATATTGGTATAGCAAAACAGTATTATGACGTTCAATATGATAGCGCATTTTATTACTACAGAGGCGCATTAAAGTATTATGATGAATTAGGTGATACGGAACTTGTGGCAACACTATATAGTTATATTGCCGAAATTCAACTAAATGAGAAAGTTTATATAAGTAGTGAGGAAAATGCAATTAAAGCATTAAGATTATATAATACTCTGCCAAAAACGGAATCTATTTTAGATGATATTTGGATTGTAAATAATCTATTAGGTCAAATATCGGGACACCTAGGTCGCTATACTGAAGCTTTAGAATATCATAATAAAGCCATTGACATAGCTAATGACATGAGGAATGGTGAACGGAACAAAACCATCTCACTTCATAATCAAGCTAACATGTATATTAAATTACATGATTATGAAAAAGCTATTGAACTTTTTAATGATCTCATTGAATTACGACCAGTTTACGAAGCGCAAGAGCCAACATTCTATCCATTAATTATTAATAATCTTGCTTTTACTAAAGTACTTGCTGGTCATAACGATTATGATAAAATAGATAATATGTTCTATGAAGCATATAATATTAGTTCTAGTCTTGATGATGACGTTACTAAACTTGCCGTAACAATTGATTTATCAAAATATTATAAGCATTTAGCGCTAAAAGATTCCACTTTAAAATATACGGTCAAGGCTTATAATTTAGCAAAGAAAATATCGTCAACAGATATTTTATTAGAATCCATGGTTTTGCTTTCTGAGTTAAAAGGCGGAGAGGAAGGTAAAAGGTATCTATACGATTACATAAAACTAACGGATAGTTTATTATATGTAGAACGAAATGTAAGAAATAAATTTGCTAGAATTGAACTTGAAACCGATCAACTAGTCGCAGAAAACAAACAAATATCTAAAGAAAACCTCTATTTACTAATTTTATCTATTGGTCTTTTAGTGACAGCCATATTAGTTTATATCTTAATTTCTCAACGCGCAAAAAACAGAAAGTTAAAACTAATTCAAGTACAGCAAAAAGCAAATGAAGATATCTATAACCTAATGCTAGGGCAGCAAGATAAAGTAGATGAAGCTAGGGCTAAGGAAAAAACAAGAGTGTCAAAAGAGTTGCACGATGGAGTTTTAGGAGGGCTTTTTGGAGTGCGTTTAAGCTTAGATAGTATTAATTTCCAAGAAGGAAAAGAGGCGATGATGACACGAGCCAAATATATTAGTCAGCTTAAAACTATTGAACATGACATTCGGAAAATATCACACGAATTAAACACCGATTTTGTTTCTGGATCTAGCTTTGTAGATATTGTGTCTGAACTCATTGAGAATCAATCTCAAGCTTATAATTTAGAATACGAATTTGATTATACAGACGATATTCATTGGGATTTAGTATCTAATAAAGTGAAAATAAATATTTATCGTATCATTCAAGAGTCTATGCAGAATATCTATAAACATGCCAATGCTAAAGTCATTGAAATTAGTATTTCGTTGGAAAAAGACTTAATTTGCTTGGATATTGTAGACGATGGCTCTGGCTTTGATATTTCAAAAAGTAAAAAAGGCATTGGTTTAAAAAATATGAGTTCTCGAGTAAGTGATATCAACGGCACTATAAACTTTTCCTCACAATCCGATACTGGTACAACAGTTAATGTAAAAATTCCCTATACAAACTAA
- a CDS encoding DUF58 domain-containing protein yields MDLQQELNKTGGFKNLELLAKQVVEGFIAGMHKSPFHGFSAEFAEHKIYNPGESTKHIDWKLYAKTDRLYTKRYDEETNLRCHIILDNSSSMHYPDSAGTSIDHLNKVAFSALASASLMHILKKQRDAVGLSIYSDNYDFYSPEKGSERHHQMLLHKLSDAVVSKPETKTTETYRYLHQIAEKIHRRSLIFVFTDMFQTSEDDEKLFEALRHLKHNKHEVVLFHVFDKEKELSFDFDNRPKRFIDVETGDHINLYADNVKVTYEKAVKEYFTDLKLRCGQYRIKYVEADIKAGFNNILTTYMIERQKFI; encoded by the coding sequence ATGGATTTACAACAAGAACTCAATAAAACAGGAGGTTTTAAAAATCTCGAATTATTAGCGAAGCAAGTCGTTGAAGGCTTTATTGCTGGCATGCATAAAAGTCCGTTTCATGGGTTTTCGGCAGAATTTGCTGAGCATAAAATTTACAATCCAGGGGAAAGCACTAAACATATTGATTGGAAACTCTATGCCAAAACAGATCGTTTATATACGAAGCGTTATGATGAGGAAACTAATTTACGCTGTCATATTATTTTAGACAATAGCAGTTCTATGCATTATCCTGATTCGGCTGGGACTTCTATAGATCATCTTAATAAAGTAGCCTTTTCAGCTTTAGCGAGTGCATCCTTAATGCATATTCTTAAAAAGCAGCGCGATGCTGTAGGCTTAAGTATTTATAGTGATAATTATGATTTTTATTCACCAGAAAAAGGGAGTGAGCGTCATCACCAGATGTTATTGCATAAACTGAGTGATGCTGTAGTTTCTAAACCAGAAACAAAAACAACAGAAACGTATCGGTATTTGCATCAGATTGCAGAAAAAATTCATCGTAGGTCCTTAATTTTTGTGTTTACAGATATGTTTCAAACGTCAGAAGACGATGAAAAACTGTTTGAAGCGTTGCGACATTTAAAGCATAATAAGCATGAAGTGGTCTTATTTCATGTTTTTGACAAAGAAAAAGAGTTGTCGTTTGATTTTGATAATAGACCCAAGCGTTTTATAGATGTGGAGACTGGAGATCATATTAATTTATATGCGGATAATGTGAAGGTGACTTACGAAAAAGCTGTGAAAGAGTATTTTACGGATTTAAAATTAAGGTGTGGTCAATACAGAATTAAGTATGTGGAAGCCGATATTAAGGCCGGATTTAATAACATATTAACCACCTATATGATAGAGCGACAAAAATTTATTTAG
- the trxA gene encoding thioredoxin produces the protein MALEITDANFEETVLKSDKPVVVDFWAAWCGPCRMVGPIIDEISTEYEGKAVVGKVDVDANQEFAAKYGVRNIPTVLVFQGGEVVGRQVGVAPKKAYSDAIDALL, from the coding sequence ATGGCATTAGAGATAACAGATGCAAATTTTGAAGAGACAGTATTAAAGAGTGACAAGCCTGTAGTAGTTGATTTTTGGGCTGCTTGGTGTGGACCTTGTCGTATGGTTGGACCAATCATTGACGAAATCAGTACAGAATACGAAGGTAAAGCTGTAGTTGGTAAAGTGGATGTTGATGCAAACCAAGAATTTGCAGCTAAATATGGTGTAAGAAACATACCTACAGTATTGGTTTTTCAAGGTGGTGAAGTTGTTGGTCGCCAAGTAGGAGTTGCTCCTAAAAAAGCATACTCTGACGCTATCGACGCACTTTTATAG